One Rissa tridactyla isolate bRisTri1 chromosome 1, bRisTri1.patW.cur.20221130, whole genome shotgun sequence DNA segment encodes these proteins:
- the BBS10 gene encoding Bardet-Biedl syndrome 10 protein: MSRRPEPSRLAQEAAALAAAVRGALGPRGGRALLVRPTGQALLTRDGRRLLEALSLEPPTARMMAACACSHRAATGDGAKTFVVLLAGLLGGLREAGGGLRRALRAFEEVVLERAVAQGLRGHLLSALPGRQAEAGALEALLEAYLGGRLGPGERRRLARLCAEFCRRCSGPAADPRPQVLRLLGSRFAELHATVAGLPLASSRVLPGIILRRDFAAYCPAGGDLRAVLVTEPLRTPLPAPGVEFVVESEGQYQASLCWISRRTEALMKHLQSNDVKLLLSSVKQEEVVIYYAKLYGVSVVESLSSEEIALICEITGVSPYAPFGDNIHREITETAVATFCQPLLLGSKRCVHIGFTSVCAFQPHCLILCGPVDGVNEQHAAALQGAFTMLQQLFKRVDLREECKAEGESQKEAADAYSWHSSATQKQLAIENISCNNNWVSEQLETHRDETETEIVDPDLQGSDSPACVQTNLQIPSNPISHIIEFSVATEGDGSSRDMQKPHAKCEHPGDLSEKHKSDSLGDNWKSYSTAVSAADNADVVTVRECLDVGKDVEKTSCSAVPFKHGSSCVSIAQNYSNSLIEAGSVLPVGGYFEILLSYYIQHYAKQFRQSEVTVIANVVADALLSIPKALYRTTERNGFTKFYLKAINALRKNQPLPINEKGLELVYCKYQLVISVLHCVTELLSIDLIIGVKRPLQKIEDNDSEDDF, from the exons ATGTCGCGGCGGCCGGAGCCCAGTCGGTTGGCgcaggaggcggcggcgctggcggctGCGGTGCGCGGCGCCCTGGgtccgcggggcgggcgggcgctgctGGTGCGGCCCACGGGGCAGGCGCTGCTGACGCGGGACGGGCGGCGCCTGCTGGAGGCGCTCAGCCTGGAGCCGCCGACGGCCAG GATGATGGCGGCCTGCGCCTGCAGCCACCGCGCCGCGACGGGGGACGGCGCCAAGACGTTCGTGGTGCTGCTGGCCGGCCTGCTGGGCGGGCtgcgggaggcgggcggcggcctGCGGCGGGCGCTGCGGGCCTTCGAGGAGGTGGTGCTGGAGCGGGCCGTGGCGCAGGGCCTGCGGGGGCACCTGCTGTCGGCCCTCCCCGGGCGGCAGGCGGAGGCGGGCGCCCTGGAGGCGCTGCTGGAGGCCTACCTGGGCGGCCGGCTGGGGCCGGGCGAGCGGCGGCGCCTGGCCCGCCTCTGCGCGGAGTTCTGCCGCCGCTGCAGCGGCCCGGCCGCCGACCCCCGCCCGCAGGTGCTGCGGCTCCTCGGGAGCCGCTTCGCCGAGCTGCACGCCACCGTGGCCGGCCTCCCCCTAGCCAGCTCCAGGGTCCTACCCGGCATCATCCTCCGCAGGGACTTCGCGGCCTACTGCCCGGCGGGGGGGGACCTGCGGGCCGTGCTCGTCACCGAGCCCCTCCGGACCCCCCTTCCGGCCCCCGGCGTCGAGTTTGTAGTCGAGTCCGAGGGTCAGTATCAAGCCTCCTTGTGCTGGATCTCCAGGAGAACAGAAGCCCTAATGAAACACCTGCAGAGCAACGACGTCAAGCTGTTACTGTCAAGCGTGAAGCAAGAGGAAGTAGTTATCTACTATGCAAAATTGTACGGTGTGTCTGTGGTGGAGTCCTTATCGTCGGAAGAAATTGCCCTGATCTGTGAAATCACAGGAGTCTCACCTTACGCACCTTTTGGTGATAACATACACAGAGAAATCACTGAAACCGCAGTGGCAACGTTTTGCCAGCCCTTGCTGCTGGGCTCAAAGAGATGCGTCCACATTGGCTTCACCAGCGTGTGCGCCTTTCAGCCCCATTGCCTAATTCTCTGTGGGCCAGTCGATGGTGTTAATGAGCaacatgctgctgctttgcaaGGGGCATTTACAATGCTGCAGCAGCTATTTAAGAGAGTTGATCTGAGGGAGGAATGCAAAGCTGAAGGTGAAAGCCAGAAGGAAGCCGCAGATGCTTACAGCTGGCATTCTTCAGCTACTCAGAAGCAACTCgcaatagaaaatatttcttgtaacAATAATTGGGTTTCTGAACAACTGGAAACACACAGGGatgaaacagagacagaaattgtAGACCCTGACTTGCAGGGAAGTGACAGTCCAGCATGTGTGCAAACAAACTTGCAGATACCCTCAAATCCCATCTCGCACATTATAGAATTCAGTGTTGCCACCGAAGGAGATGGGTCTTCAAGAGACATGCAGAAACCACATGCAAAATGCGAGCATCCAGGTGACTTGAGTGAGAAGCATAAAAGCGATTCACTTGGGGACAATTGGAAGAGCTACAGCACTGCTGTATCAGCAGCAGATAATGCTGATGTAGTCACTGTGCGTGAATGCCTAGATGTTGGCAAAGATGTAGAGAAAACAAGTTGCAGTGCAGTTCCATTTAAACATGGAAGCAGTTGTGTAAGTATTGCACAGAATTATTCCAACTCCCTCATAGAAGCAGGATCCGTTTTGCCAGTAGGAGGTTACTTTGAAATCCTGTTAAGCTATTATATTCAGCACTATGCAAAACAGTTTCGGCAGTCAGAAGTAACTGTCATAGCTAATGTAGTTGCTGATGCTTTGCTAAGTATTCCCAAGGCCTTATACAGGACAACAGAACGAAACGGCTTTACCAAATTCTATCTCAAAGCCATAAATGCACTCAGAAAAAATCAGCCACTGCCTATAAATGAGAAAGGCTTAGAATTAGTGTATTGCAAATACCAGTTAGTCATTTCAGTTCTTCACTGTGTTACAGAGCTTCTCTCCATAGATTTAATAATCGGTGTAAAGCGGCCACTGCAAAAAATTGAGGATAATGACTCAGAAGATGACTTCTGA